CAGACCGACGCCCAGCCGCGTGAAGTGCATCCCGGTGATCCGGTTACACTGACGATGAAAATCACGGGACGCGGAAATTTTGACCGCATTACTGCGCCGGCGCTGCCCGCCGAAGCACCGTTTCGCATGTACGGCGAACCCTCTAAAAAACAGGATGAAACCGGCGTTCTGTTTGAACAGGTCATTTCGCCGCGCGATGCAAATGTTACTGAAATTCCGGCGCTTACCTTTTCATTTTTCGACACGCAAACGGGCGAATATACCGTGCTTCACAGCGCACCGATCCCGCTCACGGTAAACGCAAGCGAAAATTCCACCGCGCAGCTTTTCGCCACAAAAGAAATCATCATCCAGCCGGCACCGGATACGCCGTTTGCAACGGAAAGTGATTTGCAAAAAATTGAAGCGTTTGTCACGAAACTGTGGAACACGGTCCGTCCGTGGCTGTGGACACTTCCGGCGGCGGCCGGGCTGTGGCTGATTCTTTTCGTCGCGCGCAAAATTTATTTCCACCGCAAAAAAGATATCGCGCGCGCGCGCCGGCAGAAAGCGCCGAAAGCGGCGCGGCGCGCACTGCGCGCGGCTGACTACGCGCGGCGGCGCAACGACAGCAAAGCATTTTATGATTCGCTGTGGAACGCCCTCGCCGATTATTTCGGCAACCGTTTGAATCTGCCGCCGGGCGATGTTACTGCCGATATTGTACTGCGCTCGCTCGAACAGGAAAATTTCAGTGCAGAATCTGTTGCAGAACTGCGGATAATTTTTGACAGGGTAGAGATCAGCCGTTATGGAATCGACGCCGCTAAAACCCCGGAGGAGATGAAAGCGGTACAACGGTCCCTTGAACAGATTTTAAAACACTGTGAAAAAAGGTTATGATTGCGGTTTTCACTCTTGGAAAACCGGTGCAAGAAAGAATAGAGTATATTTTTAGTATGAATTTTTCGAATAACAATAATTTTAAAAGTACGGCGTGGCTGTGGTGGATCGCTTTCATCTCCATCGCCGTTGGCGTTGCTGCATTTTTTGCACTCGAACCGTTTAATTATAAGAGCAACATTGAAAACATCCGTATTGCACTCGGTATGGTATTCGGAATTTGTATCCCCGGTATTTGTATCATTATCGGTACGTCCCGGAAGTGGTTTGATTAAAACCCGCCGGCTGATTCCGCAGTGCGGATCGTTATTAACAAATAAGCGCAGTATCATTTGTGTAAAATATTTATAGACCGGTATTGCTGATTTATGAATTAATTTCTATAAATCTCTATATTTTCATGAAACCGGATCGTCCAATTTTGCCTGCCCGTGTCCTGCAGCGCATTCGCCAAAGCTATCGCAGTTCATACCCGCTGGATGTGCTTGAGGTGACTGCCGCCGGGTGCTGCCCGACGGAAACCAAGCCGCTGGATCTGCCGGCACTCGACAGCGCACGCGCACATGCGCTCTCCGAAGCTGTGCGCTGGGGTGAACCCTATACATTTTTCCTGCTGCCGAATGTAATCAGCTGGATCATTCCGGTGGTGAAAGATAATGAAATTCTCGGCGGTCTGCTCGGCGGCGCGGTCATGCCGGATGATGATCCGTATGAACGGCTTGAAAGCGTCAATCACCTCGCGAGCGCCGGCTGTTCACGTGAAGCAGCCGAACAGTTTATGAAGTCGCTGCCGGTCTGGACAAACCGCGATCAACCGCAAAAAGCGGCCGAATTTTTGTTTGCGCTCACCTGCTGTGAAGTGAAGTGGGATATGATGCTGCTCAGTGAAAACCGGAAAAAAGCGTTGCGGCAGCGGCAGATTGCCGAAGAAATTCACCGGCGGAAACAGGGACCGGCAAACCGCACACTGATTGATGATGAGCGCCGTCTCCTTTCGCTAATGAAGGCCGGCGATCAAAAAGGCGCACGACGCGAACTGAACAAAACACTCGGCGCACTGTTTTCACACACGGCCGACAATCTTCTGCTTAAAGCACATGTAATTGAAATGATGGGGTATCTGGTTCGCAGTGCACTTGAAGACAGTCCGCACATGAGTCCGCTGATTGAAAAAAATCATGCCTGGATGAAAAATGTTATCGATGCCGAAGATTTCGAACAGCTTTCCGACGTCGTTGCCGATGCCCTTGACGATTTTATGCGTAATATTTATCTGCAAGGACACCGCAGTGTAAATGAAACCGTCGCGCGGATTCTCAATTATCTCGGCGATAACTTTCATGAAAACATCACGCTCGAGGCTGTTGCTAACGAAGTATCGCTGAGCACATTCCGCATTGCGCATCTCGTTAAAGAATCCACCGGCAAAACTGTTTTACAGCACGTTCATCAACTGCGCATTCGCGAAGCGCAGCGATTGCTCGAACAAAGTGATTTAAGCTGCACCAATATCGCCTATGAGGCCGGCTTTGGCGACCAAAGTTATTTCATCAAACAATTCCGCAAACAGCTCGGCATCACCCCTGCTAAATACCGCCGCCTCTATCATTCACAAAAAAGTCAGCCGGAAGAATAATTTTATTCCGCTAAAAACTTCTCCGGTTCTTTTTATTTTTTCCGCCGACGGAAAATGGTTTATTACCTGACACATGAAATACCGGCCAAAACATATTGCTGAATATATCGCAGTGCGGGCAGCGCTGGCGGTGATCAATATCTTGCCATTGCGCGCGGCGCTGGCATTGGGCTGGCTGGCAAGCGTACTCTTTTTTTATGTTTTCCGGTTCCGTACCGCTAAAGCAGTGGCACGGCTGGAAGAGGTTTTCGGCGATCGTTTTTCGCCGCGTGAACGCCGGCGGATTGCGCGGCTCTCGTTCCGCAATCTCTGTTTTAACGCCGTTGAATCGGCGCGGTTTTATAAATTAACACCCAAAAAATTAAAACGCATGCCGTTCTATCAAAGCATCGAAGACTTTCACCGGGAGCATAAAAACAGCGGCCCGCTCATTCTGGTTACGGCGCACATGGGAAATTGGGATCTTGCCGGAGTCGGATGCAGACTGGCCGGTATGCCGATTTTTTCCATTGCGCGCCGGCAGAAGAATCCGCTGACGGATAAGCTGCTGAATAACATGCGCAATGCCACCGGCATGGAGGTGATTCTGAATGATTCGCGTGTGCTCCAGAATGTGGTACGCAAACTGAAAGCCGGCGGCGTGCTGGCGATTCTGCCGGATGTCCGCTCACAAACCGAGGCATTGACAATTGATTTCCTCGGCGGCAAAGCCAACCTCGGCGCCGGTGCGGCGCTGTTTGCACAACTGGCCAACTGCCCGGTTTATACAGCGATTCTCATCCGTCATGGCTGGACAAGACATGAAGCCAAAGTATTCGATCCGATCACTCCCGATCCCGCGCTTGACCGCCATGCAGACCGGCAGCGCATTATGCAGACTGTAATGACCCATATTACCGAAGAGGTTTTTAAACACCCTGAGCAGTATTTCTGGTTTAACAAGCGCTGGGTAATGGATCCGTTTACGAAAAAATAAGGTTCAAGACAAGTTAATGGGACGCTTTCTGAACATTTTTAACAGTATCTGATAGAGGTCTTCGTGATGATGATTCAATCGGAATTCACACTCTTTCAGATGGAGATAAAACGTTGATTTGTGAATCCCTCTGAATTTTGAAAGCCGGACCTTAGCAAGACTCCAGAAGTTTTCAATACCGTTGATATGATTGCGTCCGGCAGCAAATTCATTCTCCCCATGATGAATCCTGTAATGCTTCCGGTAACCGAAATTTACCAGGCCATCGTAACTTTTAAATCCATCGGTATATACGATCGATTCTGTATCAACTTTCTGTTGTATAATAGGAAGTAACTCCTTTACAGAACAGTTTTTAACAACCTGAGTGCAGACCCGGTCTTTTCGTTTGATCAATCCAAACACAATGGTTTTTCCTTTTGCGCCACGACCGCGAATTCCTCGTACACGCCGGGCACCGAAACAGCTTTCATCCAATTCGAATTCACCGCATTTAAAGGGCTTTCCAGCTCACCGCATTCAGCGACCCGCTGGCGTACCGCAGAAATAATCCGGTTGATTATGTTGCGACTCAACCCGGTAAGAACGGCCATCTTGGATGCTTCAATATCCACCGAGAAGCAGCGGATAATCCGCCGGAAATCGTGCTCCGAAATCCGTGAATGGAAAATATATTTATTACTCATTTCAAGACAACATCTTAAGGGCTATATCAACCCTGTTAACCTGTCTTGAACCTTTTTATTTTCCGGGTTAACTTCCATAAAATATCCCATAATCCGGTCAAAAAGAAAGCCGATCGAAAGTCATCAATCGGCAACCGGCTGAAATGCACCGGGCTCCGCTAGAGCATTTTAAATTAATGTATAGCCGCAAAAATGCGCAAAAATCGCAAAATAATTATGGGCCGAATGATTGATAAACCGCAGAGCGCACTGAGAACTTTTCAACTCTCAACTGTAAACTGAAAACCCTGAACACGGAACGCGGCGAGGGCGCCGCGTCTACTATACTCTGCCTCTCTGCTAATCCCTAATGCCTGATGCTTGCTGCACAACTTCCGTGTGTGTTGTGTATCCCGTGGTTTAAATATCTGCGTTCATCTACGTTATCCGCGGATTTCCCAAGGCAGGCAAAGGTGCCTGCGATACATTACACTTTTGTGTGTTTTTGTGTTTTTTGTGGCTATAGTTTTTCTTAATACGCTCTAATGCGGAGCAATGGAGTGCAGTTTAAAAAGGCCCGGATCCGGCGGCTCATTTCTGAACCCTGTTAAACAAGGTGGGCGCCCTCAGAATAAAGGCGGAATACGCCAGTACCGTCCTGAGCGCCCTAAGTATTTCGCTATCGGATCAGAAAATTATTGCCGATCCGGACGGGCTGAATTGTTTAAAGAACATCGTGAAAACCTCATGTTTCACGGTTTTTATATTAAGGGTTTTCTATGATGAAAGTCAAGCCGCAGTTTACAAAACTCTGTGAAGCAACGTAAAAATGGTTGCATTAGGCGGCCGCAATGATTTTTACACCGACTTTATGCGGTCTTCAAAGCGGGTGATGTCACCAAAGAAGTTCATTTCAACTTCACCGGTAGGTCCGTTACGGTGCTTGGCGATATCAACAACAGCGAGGTTTTCGTCTTCACAGCTTTTGTCGTAATATCTGGGGCGGCGCAATAAAAGTACAACATCAGCATCCTGCTCAATGGCGCCGGAATCGCGTAAATCGGATAAACGCGGCTTGTTATCGCGTCCGCTCTGTTCCGGCGCACGGCT
The sequence above is drawn from the Kiritimatiellales bacterium genome and encodes:
- a CDS encoding helix-turn-helix domain-containing protein, which produces MPARVLQRIRQSYRSSYPLDVLEVTAAGCCPTETKPLDLPALDSARAHALSEAVRWGEPYTFFLLPNVISWIIPVVKDNEILGGLLGGAVMPDDDPYERLESVNHLASAGCSREAAEQFMKSLPVWTNRDQPQKAAEFLFALTCCEVKWDMMLLSENRKKALRQRQIAEEIHRRKQGPANRTLIDDERRLLSLMKAGDQKGARRELNKTLGALFSHTADNLLLKAHVIEMMGYLVRSALEDSPHMSPLIEKNHAWMKNVIDAEDFEQLSDVVADALDDFMRNIYLQGHRSVNETVARILNYLGDNFHENITLEAVANEVSLSTFRIAHLVKESTGKTVLQHVHQLRIREAQRLLEQSDLSCTNIAYEAGFGDQSYFIKQFRKQLGITPAKYRRLYHSQKSQPEE
- a CDS encoding BatD family protein — translated: MLLKSYDCRLLVLISALALNAFCFDAVMKIQPPVIGLNEQAQLTIEVRQANNAQPPAIPDVPGLKINFSGQQTHMNWINGKSDNFVSFNYTVYPQQTGAFQIGPFEYKTGRESKMLQGEIRVVSNAGSAQQSESWSDYLFARISVDRATAYIQEPYELTLEIYTRPEIQLTGNINLAGDHIAGLAWQQAGETREVFHNTVFNVRRFRAGTRAISSGTIQYAPVITVQVAVQNQNRRQNRDPFAGFFSDPFFHGTETRPVDIPAEPAVIEIKPLPADRPDGFTGGVGQFVFQTDAQPREVHPGDPVTLTMKITGRGNFDRITAPALPAEAPFRMYGEPSKKQDETGVLFEQVISPRDANVTEIPALTFSFFDTQTGEYTVLHSAPIPLTVNASENSTAQLFATKEIIIQPAPDTPFATESDLQKIEAFVTKLWNTVRPWLWTLPAAAGLWLILFVARKIYFHRKKDIARARRQKAPKAARRALRAADYARRRNDSKAFYDSLWNALADYFGNRLNLPPGDVTADIVLRSLEQENFSAESVAELRIIFDRVEISRYGIDAAKTPEEMKAVQRSLEQILKHCEKRL